A genomic window from Deinococcus detaillensis includes:
- a CDS encoding nucleoside hydrolase, giving the protein MNARSFPTLHDCDPGSDDAITLLTLLGRPDVNLLGVSTTHGNAPLSATTHNARALLKLAGRENVPVYAGALNPLVREPVYAPQIHGVSGLGGVPLPSPNVPVRSEHATLTLIRQLCAQPGEITLLATGPLTNLALAERLRPGVLKEAKQIIIMGGSLENGAPRLGNTTPRAEFNAYADPHAFDVVLKAGAKLALIGLNLTRQVQVTRARAQQLAAVGTAAAQTCAALLDDYLDRIGKLGQTVGALHDPCTAALMLSQELFEWEEARVDILTDSGKRLGETVQVDGEPNVQLVTGADEAGIYALVAEALGRLP; this is encoded by the coding sequence ATGAATGCCCGCTCCTTTCCCACCCTGCACGACTGCGACCCCGGCAGCGACGACGCCATCACCCTGCTCACCTTGCTGGGCCGCCCGGACGTGAACCTGCTGGGCGTGTCCACCACGCACGGCAACGCGCCGCTGAGCGCCACCACCCACAACGCCCGCGCCCTGCTGAAACTGGCGGGCCGCGAGAACGTGCCGGTCTATGCCGGAGCGCTTAATCCACTGGTGCGCGAACCGGTTTACGCGCCGCAGATTCACGGCGTCAGCGGCCTCGGCGGGGTGCCGCTGCCCTCCCCCAATGTGCCCGTCAGGAGCGAACACGCCACCCTAACGCTGATTCGCCAGCTCTGCGCCCAGCCTGGCGAGATCACTTTGCTGGCCACCGGCCCGCTGACCAATCTGGCACTGGCTGAGCGGCTCAGGCCTGGTGTGCTGAAGGAAGCCAAGCAGATCATCATCATGGGCGGCAGTCTGGAAAATGGTGCGCCCCGACTCGGCAACACCACCCCACGCGCCGAGTTCAACGCCTACGCCGACCCACACGCTTTCGATGTGGTGCTGAAAGCCGGGGCAAAACTCGCTTTGATCGGGCTGAACCTGACGCGGCAAGTGCAGGTCACGCGGGCGCGGGCGCAGCAACTCGCCGCTGTCGGCACCGCTGCCGCCCAAACCTGCGCCGCCCTGCTCGACGATTATCTAGACCGGATTGGCAAGCTGGGTCAGACGGTGGGGGCACTCCACGACCCCTGCACGGCGGCGCTGATGCTCTCTCAAGAGCTGTTCGAGTGGGAGGAGGCCCGCGTGGACATCCTGACCGACAGCGGCAAACGCCTGGGCGAAACGGTGCAGGTGGACGGCGAACCGAATGTGCAACTGGTGACGGGGGCCGATGAAGCGGGAATTTATGCGCTGGTGGCGGAGGCACTGGGACGGCTGCCGTGA
- a CDS encoding beta-ketoacyl-ACP synthase III: MPQPEGSALPFRPALPAIGITALGVYAPEKVVTNADFEQHLDTSDEWIFSRTGIRERRFAAENEYTSHMGVRAVQDLVRRFPHALEGVDAVVCATGSPDALFPSTAALIAGQVGLRGAAAFDVSAACSGFVYACSVAQGLVAGGSAKKVLLVGAETMSKIVDQTDRGTAILFGDGGGAMIIEAVPSGYGFESFVLGADSAGAESLYVRCVAHQLPSGAAMQPYLAMNGREVFKFAVRVMGESGHAAMQKAGLSVKDVDWLIPHQANIRIIESACQRFGLSLDKTVVNLDRYGNTSAATIPLALAEAYDDGRIQDGQQLLMIAFGGGLSWGATTLKWYDPLKHAGTAQADQALELQV, from the coding sequence ATGCCGCAACCCGAAGGTTCTGCTTTGCCGTTCCGCCCCGCCTTACCCGCCATCGGTATCACCGCGCTGGGAGTCTACGCGCCTGAAAAAGTCGTGACCAACGCCGATTTTGAGCAGCACCTCGACACCTCAGACGAATGGATTTTTTCGCGCACCGGCATCCGTGAGCGCCGCTTTGCCGCCGAAAACGAATACACCTCGCACATGGGCGTGCGGGCGGTGCAGGATTTGGTGCGGCGCTTTCCTCACGCTTTGGAGGGTGTGGACGCGGTGGTGTGCGCCACCGGTAGCCCCGACGCGCTGTTTCCATCCACTGCCGCGCTGATCGCCGGACAGGTTGGCCTGCGCGGAGCGGCGGCGTTCGACGTGTCGGCGGCGTGCAGCGGTTTCGTGTACGCCTGCTCGGTGGCTCAGGGCCTGGTGGCGGGCGGCTCGGCCAAGAAGGTGCTGCTCGTAGGAGCTGAAACCATGAGCAAGATCGTGGATCAAACGGATCGTGGCACCGCCATTTTGTTTGGCGACGGCGGCGGGGCCATGATTATTGAAGCGGTGCCGAGCGGCTACGGCTTCGAGTCGTTCGTGCTGGGCGCGGATTCGGCGGGCGCGGAGAGCTTGTACGTGCGCTGTGTGGCGCATCAGTTGCCCAGCGGAGCCGCCATGCAACCGTATCTGGCAATGAACGGCCGCGAGGTCTTCAAGTTCGCGGTGCGGGTGATGGGCGAGAGCGGCCACGCCGCCATGCAAAAAGCCGGACTGAGCGTCAAAGATGTGGACTGGCTCATTCCGCATCAAGCCAATATCCGCATCATCGAATCGGCTTGCCAGCGGTTTGGGCTCTCCTTAGACAAAACGGTGGTCAATTTAGATCGCTACGGCAACACCTCCGCCGCCACCATTCCGTTGGCACTGGCCGAAGCCTACGACGACGGACGTATCCAAGACGGCCAACAGCTGCTGATGATCGCCTTTGGCGGCGGCCTGAGCTGGGGCGCGACTACGCTGAAGTGGTACGACCCGCTCAAGCACGCGGGGACGGCGCAGGCGGATCAGGCTTTAGAGTTACAAGTATGA
- the fabD gene encoding ACP S-malonyltransferase, producing MKIAALFPGQGSHSIGMSADLIAEFDSVRQVFDTAESTLPGLRALIETGPLDALTLTANQQPALVTASLAAYRAWQVHTNLNPFAAAGHSLGEYSAHVAAGTLTLSDALKLTRRRGELMQEAVPVGVGAMAAIMGDPGVVEEVCAGLEGVQPANYNAPTQTVISGEKAAVEAACAQLKARGLKAIPLKVSAPFHCALMQPAAEALAPDLRAAPLGQLAFPVIANVNAQAISDAAEVPELLIEQITGSVRWVQSIRQLAEMGAEVFVEFGPGTVLTGLVKRILPDARVMNVGNAAQVKEFEL from the coding sequence ATGAAAATTGCGGCCCTCTTTCCCGGTCAAGGCTCGCACAGCATCGGCATGAGCGCCGACCTCATCGCCGAATTTGACAGCGTCCGCCAAGTCTTTGACACCGCCGAATCGACTTTGCCCGGCCTCCGCGCCCTGATCGAAACGGGGCCGCTGGATGCCCTGACCCTGACCGCCAATCAGCAACCCGCATTGGTGACGGCCAGCTTGGCGGCTTACCGCGCTTGGCAAGTCCACACCAACTTGAACCCTTTCGCGGCGGCGGGCCACAGCCTGGGCGAATACAGCGCCCACGTCGCCGCCGGAACCCTGACGCTCTCAGACGCCCTGAAGCTGACCCGCAGGCGCGGTGAGCTGATGCAGGAAGCCGTGCCAGTCGGTGTGGGCGCAATGGCCGCCATCATGGGCGATCCGGGCGTGGTCGAGGAAGTCTGTGCGGGTCTGGAAGGTGTGCAACCTGCCAACTACAACGCGCCGACCCAGACCGTCATTTCCGGTGAAAAAGCTGCTGTGGAAGCCGCTTGCGCCCAGCTCAAGGCACGCGGCCTCAAAGCCATTCCGCTGAAAGTCAGCGCTCCCTTTCACTGCGCTTTGATGCAGCCAGCCGCCGAAGCCCTCGCTCCCGATTTGCGGGCCGCGCCGCTGGGCCAACTGGCTTTTCCGGTGATAGCCAACGTGAACGCGCAGGCTATAAGTGACGCGGCGGAGGTGCCGGAACTGCTGATTGAGCAGATCACCGGCAGCGTCCGCTGGGTGCAGAGCATTCGCCAACTCGCCGAGATGGGTGCGGAAGTCTTCGTGGAATTTGGGCCGGGTACGGTGCTGACCGGGCTGGTCAAGCGGATTTTGCCGGACGCACGGGTGATGAACGTGGGGAATGCGGCGCAGGTCAAGGAGTTTGAGTTATGA
- the fabG gene encoding 3-oxoacyl-[acyl-carrier-protein] reductase, whose product MTQSITPQRVALVTGAGRGLGKAMALKLAADGFNVAVHYGRSSAEAEQLAEQIRASGGAAQTFMADLSVPANASKLVEDVAAQMGGLHVLVNNAGITRDGLAIRMRDEDWDAVIATNLSSAFAACRAAIKIMMRARAGRIINISSVVGLMGNPGQANYVASKAGLIGLTKALAKEYGGRNITVNAVAPGFIASDMTDALSDTQKAGYVAAIPLGRLGQAEDVAALVGFLASDAAGYITGQVIGVDGGLHPH is encoded by the coding sequence ATGACCCAATCAATCACCCCTCAGCGCGTCGCCCTCGTCACCGGAGCGGGCCGGGGCTTAGGCAAAGCGATGGCCCTCAAACTCGCCGCTGACGGCTTTAATGTAGCCGTCCACTATGGCCGCAGCAGCGCGGAAGCCGAGCAGCTCGCCGAGCAGATTCGCGCTTCGGGCGGCGCGGCCCAGACCTTCATGGCCGACCTCTCGGTGCCTGCCAACGCCAGCAAACTGGTAGAAGACGTGGCGGCGCAGATGGGCGGCCTGCACGTGCTGGTCAACAACGCCGGAATCACCCGCGACGGCCTGGCCATCCGTATGAGAGACGAGGACTGGGACGCGGTGATTGCCACCAACCTCAGCAGCGCTTTTGCCGCCTGCCGCGCCGCCATCAAAATCATGATGCGGGCGCGGGCGGGGCGGATCATCAACATTTCCAGCGTGGTGGGCCTGATGGGCAATCCGGGTCAGGCCAACTACGTGGCCAGCAAAGCCGGACTGATCGGCCTGACCAAAGCGCTGGCCAAGGAATACGGCGGACGCAACATCACGGTGAACGCCGTCGCGCCGGGCTTTATCGCCTCCGACATGACCGACGCGCTCAGCGACACCCAAAAGGCCGGATACGTGGCCGCTATTCCGCTGGGCAGGCTCGGCCAGGCTGAAGATGTAGCGGCGCTGGTGGGCTTCCTCGCCTCCGACGCGGCGGGTTATATCACGGGGCAAGTCATCGGCGTAGACGGCGGCCTGCACCCTCACTGA
- the acpP gene encoding acyl carrier protein — translation MDTYEQVKNVIIDKLGVEAEKVTPEARFVEDLGADSLETVELIMGLEDQFGVTISDEAAENIRTVQAAVDYISSQQ, via the coding sequence ATGGATACTTACGAACAAGTCAAAAATGTGATCATAGACAAACTCGGTGTAGAAGCCGAAAAAGTGACGCCCGAAGCCCGTTTCGTCGAAGATCTGGGCGCAGACAGCTTGGAGACCGTCGAGCTGATCATGGGTTTGGAAGACCAGTTCGGCGTGACCATCAGCGATGAGGCCGCCGAAAACATCCGCACGGTGCAGGCCGCCGTGGATTACATCAGCAGCCAGCAGTAA
- the fabF gene encoding beta-ketoacyl-ACP synthase II produces MEIKRVVITGLGPVSPIGLGAETFAQAQREGKSGIGPITHFDASACRAQIAGQVNDDLSPFIEAREAKKLDRYVQLALAAADLAVEHSGLSKEELAGERTGTLVGSGIGGMKTFEDQAKVMVERGPSRISPLFIPMMIANMATGHIAMRFGATGPSSTVVTACATGSGAIGDAARIIQLGLADVMLAGGAEAAITGLSIGGFGNMHALTASHNDDPEQASRPFAASRDGFVLGEGGAVVVLEELEHAKKRGAKIYAEVVGYGTSADAYHVTMPAPEGRGAQVAMRQALKSGGVNPEQIGYVNAHGTSTPANDLNETLAIKSVYGDHAYKLAVSSTKSMTGHLLGAAGAMEAIAVAQALSDGILPPTINLAGDPDPALDLDFIPDGAREKQVDYAMSNSFAFGGQNAVLVFKRWTE; encoded by the coding sequence ATGGAGATCAAACGAGTGGTGATTACCGGCTTGGGGCCAGTCAGCCCGATTGGTTTGGGCGCTGAGACCTTTGCACAGGCGCAGCGTGAAGGCAAGAGCGGCATCGGCCCGATCACCCATTTTGACGCCAGCGCCTGCCGGGCGCAGATCGCGGGTCAGGTCAACGACGACCTCAGCCCCTTTATTGAGGCCCGCGAAGCCAAGAAGCTTGACCGCTACGTGCAGCTCGCGCTGGCCGCTGCCGATCTGGCCGTAGAGCACAGCGGCCTGAGCAAGGAAGAATTGGCAGGCGAGCGCACCGGCACTTTGGTCGGCAGCGGCATCGGCGGCATGAAAACCTTTGAAGATCAGGCCAAGGTGATGGTGGAGCGCGGCCCCTCGCGGATCAGCCCGCTGTTCATTCCGATGATGATCGCCAACATGGCCACCGGACACATCGCTATGCGCTTCGGAGCCACTGGGCCGAGCAGCACGGTGGTCACCGCCTGCGCCACCGGCTCGGGCGCGATTGGCGACGCTGCGCGGATCATTCAGCTCGGCCTCGCGGACGTGATGCTGGCGGGCGGCGCGGAAGCGGCCATCACCGGCCTGAGCATCGGCGGCTTCGGCAACATGCACGCCCTGACCGCCTCGCACAACGACGATCCTGAACAGGCCAGCCGACCTTTTGCGGCCTCACGTGACGGCTTCGTGCTGGGCGAGGGCGGCGCAGTGGTGGTCTTGGAAGAACTGGAACATGCCAAAAAGCGCGGAGCCAAAATCTACGCCGAAGTGGTGGGCTACGGCACCTCCGCCGACGCTTACCACGTCACCATGCCCGCGCCGGAAGGCCGGGGCGCTCAGGTCGCCATGCGTCAAGCACTCAAATCCGGCGGCGTCAACCCCGAACAGATCGGCTATGTCAACGCGCACGGCACTTCCACCCCCGCCAACGACCTCAACGAAACGCTGGCGATCAAAAGTGTTTACGGCGATCACGCCTACAAATTGGCCGTGAGCAGCACCAAATCCATGACCGGGCACTTGCTCGGCGCGGCAGGCGCGATGGAGGCCATCGCGGTGGCGCAGGCGCTCAGCGACGGAATTTTGCCGCCGACCATCAATCTGGCCGGCGACCCCGACCCAGCGCTTGACCTGGACTTTATTCCGGATGGAGCGCGTGAAAAGCAGGTGGACTACGCCATGAGCAACTCGTTTGCCTTCGGCGGTCAGAACGCGGTGCTGGTGTTCAAGCGCTGGACAGAGTAG
- a CDS encoding phosphate signaling complex PhoU family protein: MNSRLITPLRGHLNVRFLRMLSITLEQMALLEQAVGRGAFANLAVRTAELERETDLLEYELEDLCLTAMAQPLSDTELHFYVMVFRSLADLERVGDYGRQVGRDLEALGPLAQTAALQDVLPIARLLSNMLERLAYAFAERDLDGVREVIRLDFEQVDALYEQLQRASLTRILENPEDVGAALTATRMARSLERLGDHVVNVAERLEANMLQAGD, translated from the coding sequence ATGAACAGCCGCCTCATTACTCCCCTAAGAGGACACCTCAACGTCCGTTTTTTACGGATGCTCAGCATCACGCTAGAACAGATGGCGCTGCTTGAGCAGGCGGTGGGGCGTGGGGCGTTTGCCAATCTGGCCGTCCGCACCGCCGAGCTCGAGCGCGAAACGGACCTTTTGGAATATGAGCTTGAAGACCTGTGCCTGACGGCCATGGCCCAGCCGCTGAGCGACACCGAGCTGCATTTTTACGTGATGGTGTTTCGGAGTCTGGCCGATCTGGAGCGGGTCGGGGACTACGGGCGGCAAGTCGGGCGCGACCTGGAAGCGCTGGGGCCACTGGCCCAAACGGCGGCGCTGCAAGACGTGCTGCCGATTGCCCGCCTCCTGAGCAACATGTTGGAGAGATTGGCCTACGCTTTTGCCGAGCGCGACCTCGACGGCGTCAGGGAAGTGATTCGGCTGGATTTTGAGCAGGTCGACGCCCTCTACGAGCAGCTTCAACGCGCTTCACTCACCCGCATCCTGGAAAACCCCGAAGACGTCGGCGCGGCGCTGACCGCTACCCGGATGGCCCGCAGCTTGGAGCGCCTCGGCGACCACGTGGTCAACGTGGCCGAGCGGCTGGAAGCCAACATGTTGCAGGCCGGCGACTGA
- the pstB gene encoding phosphate ABC transporter ATP-binding protein PstB — protein MSLLLTASNVDIYYGSKQAVNKVNLDVEKGTVNALIGPSGCGKTTFLRAINRMHDLTPGARVEGQILLDGQDIYSAGVDPVEVRRRVGMVFQKPNPFPTMSVFDNVVSGLKLAGMRDQKALMEIAERSLRGGALWEEVKDRLKSPATGLSGGQQQRLCIARALAVEPEILLMDEPTSALDPASTAKIEDLMTELKKVTTIIIVTHNMHQAARVSDTTSFFLNGDLVEHGQTDQLFTSPKDERTEAYVTGRFG, from the coding sequence ATGTCCCTATTACTGACCGCCAGCAACGTAGATATCTATTACGGCAGCAAGCAAGCCGTGAACAAAGTCAACTTGGATGTTGAAAAAGGCACAGTCAATGCCCTGATCGGCCCTTCGGGCTGCGGAAAAACCACTTTTTTGCGGGCCATCAACCGGATGCACGACCTCACGCCGGGCGCACGCGTGGAAGGCCAGATTTTGCTGGACGGCCAAGACATTTACAGCGCTGGCGTCGACCCGGTAGAAGTGCGCCGCCGGGTGGGGATGGTGTTTCAAAAGCCCAATCCCTTTCCGACCATGAGCGTGTTTGACAACGTGGTCAGCGGCCTGAAGCTGGCCGGCATGCGCGACCAAAAAGCCCTCATGGAAATTGCCGAGCGCTCCCTGCGCGGCGGAGCACTTTGGGAAGAAGTCAAAGACCGCCTCAAGTCGCCTGCCACTGGTTTGTCGGGCGGACAGCAGCAGCGGCTGTGCATTGCCCGCGCTCTGGCCGTCGAACCCGAAATCCTGCTGATGGACGAGCCGACTTCAGCGCTCGATCCGGCCAGCACCGCCAAGATTGAAGATTTGATGACCGAACTCAAAAAAGTCACCACCATCATTATCGTGACCCACAATATGCACCAGGCTGCCCGCGTCAGCGACACCACCAGCTTCTTCCTGAACGGCGACCTCGTCGAGCACGGCCAAACCGACCAACTCTTCACTTCGCCCAAAGACGAGCGCACCGAAGCGTATGTCACGGGACGCTTCGGCTAA
- the pstA gene encoding phosphate ABC transporter permease PstA, translating into MAVSQLSPTFNKNGLSGGRKSKNAFMGFLIGLGTMLVVAPLILIFGFLLLKGFGALNLDFFLKTPAPEGEAGGGWANAISGSLLILAMAAVLGVLVGVAGGIFLAEFPRHRLMPVIRMLSDVLSGIPAIVMGLVVYALVVRPMGHFSAFAGSVALGLLMVPIVVRTTEEVLKLVPLSVREAGLALGLPQWKVILSIVLPAASGGIITGLMLALSRVAGEAAPLLFTAFGSNLVNLNPLQPTSALPLQIFIGATSAYDENQRLAQAGALLLITLIFVTSLLARFASRQK; encoded by the coding sequence ATGGCCGTGTCGCAGTTATCACCGACCTTCAACAAAAACGGCCTGAGCGGTGGCCGCAAATCCAAGAACGCCTTCATGGGCTTTTTGATCGGCCTCGGCACCATGCTGGTGGTCGCGCCGCTGATCCTGATTTTCGGTTTTCTGCTTCTCAAAGGCTTCGGCGCTCTCAATCTCGACTTTTTTCTCAAAACCCCAGCGCCTGAAGGCGAAGCGGGCGGCGGCTGGGCCAACGCCATTTCCGGCTCGCTGCTGATCTTGGCGATGGCCGCCGTGCTGGGCGTTCTGGTGGGCGTCGCGGGCGGTATCTTTTTGGCCGAATTTCCGCGCCACCGCCTGATGCCGGTTATTCGAATGCTCAGTGACGTGCTGAGCGGCATTCCCGCCATCGTGATGGGGCTGGTGGTTTACGCACTGGTGGTCAGACCGATGGGACACTTCAGCGCCTTTGCGGGCAGCGTGGCGCTGGGCCTGTTGATGGTGCCTATCGTGGTCAGAACCACCGAGGAAGTGCTGAAACTGGTGCCGCTGAGCGTGCGTGAGGCGGGCTTGGCACTCGGCCTGCCGCAGTGGAAAGTGATTCTGAGCATCGTGCTGCCCGCAGCCAGCGGCGGCATTATCACCGGCCTGATGCTGGCCCTCTCCCGCGTGGCTGGAGAAGCGGCTCCACTGCTGTTCACGGCTTTCGGCAGCAACCTGGTCAACCTCAATCCCCTGCAACCCACCAGCGCTTTGCCGCTGCAAATTTTTATCGGAGCCACCAGCGCTTACGACGAAAACCAGCGCCTCGCTCAAGCTGGAGCGCTGCTGCTGATTACCCTCATTTTCGTGACCTCCTTGCTGGCCCGCTTTGCCAGCAGGCAAAAGTAA
- the pstC gene encoding phosphate ABC transporter permease subunit PstC — protein MNEPFPRKVTLPKLSSKGDGIFRTVIVGLSLVIALTFVLSIALLGQQSWPAIQKFGLSFLTTNVWNPVTSEYGALSLVMGTLLTSFLALLISVPLAIASALFVAEYAPKWLANPVGYLVELLAAVPSVVYGLWALFALKPLFQQVQLWLYTSNPDLTARCAELFNSNTTSLQCFFMPQVPTGLGFLLAVTILAIMILPFTASVARDVIRLVPADQREAMYALGATKWEVISLAILPYARAGIMGGIILALGRALGETLAVAMVIGNTPEIIKSIWSPTATMASMIANQFGDAREGLQRSSVVGLGLTLFFVSVFVNLIARIIILRLTPKGL, from the coding sequence ATGAATGAACCCTTTCCCCGAAAAGTGACGCTCCCCAAACTCAGTTCTAAAGGCGACGGGATATTCCGCACCGTCATCGTTGGCTTGTCGCTGGTGATTGCCCTGACCTTTGTGCTGAGCATCGCGCTGCTGGGACAGCAGTCATGGCCGGCCATTCAGAAATTCGGCCTGAGTTTTTTGACCACCAATGTCTGGAACCCGGTCACCAGCGAGTACGGCGCACTGAGTTTGGTGATGGGCACACTGCTGACCAGCTTTTTGGCGCTGCTGATCAGCGTACCGCTGGCGATTGCCTCGGCGCTGTTTGTGGCCGAGTACGCGCCCAAGTGGCTGGCCAACCCGGTGGGCTACCTCGTTGAGCTGCTGGCCGCCGTGCCGAGCGTGGTATACGGGCTGTGGGCGCTCTTCGCGCTCAAGCCGCTGTTTCAGCAGGTGCAGCTGTGGCTCTACACCAGCAACCCCGACTTGACCGCCCGCTGCGCCGAGCTGTTTAACAGCAACACCACCTCGCTGCAATGCTTTTTTATGCCGCAGGTGCCCACCGGCCTGGGCTTTTTGCTGGCCGTCACCATTTTGGCGATCATGATTTTGCCGTTCACCGCTTCGGTGGCCCGCGACGTGATCCGGCTGGTGCCCGCCGATCAGCGCGAGGCCATGTACGCGCTGGGCGCGACCAAATGGGAAGTCATCAGCTTGGCGATTTTGCCGTATGCCAGAGCGGGCATCATGGGCGGCATTATTCTGGCGCTGGGCCGGGCGCTGGGCGAGACGCTGGCGGTGGCGATGGTCATCGGCAACACCCCCGAAATCATCAAAAGCATTTGGTCGCCCACCGCGACGATGGCTTCTATGATCGCCAATCAGTTCGGTGACGCCCGCGAGGGCCTCCAGCGCTCCAGCGTGGTGGGCCTGGGCCTGACACTCTTTTTTGTCAGCGTGTTCGTCAACTTAATCGCCCGCATCATCATTTTGCGCTTGACGCCAAAGGGGCTGTGA
- the pstS gene encoding phosphate ABC transporter substrate-binding protein PstS — MKKILTLGLSLIAMTAAAASAATITGAGASFPYPLYSKMFAEYKTASGNDVNYQSVGSGSGQQQIIARTVDFGASDNPMSDEAMKPAPGKLLHIPTAIGAVVPSYNLPGVTTKLNFDGKLLADIYLGKVKLWSDPAIKKLNPDVTLPGLPITVARRSDGSGTTAVFTDYLSKVSSEWKTKVGSANSVQWPVGVGGKGNDGVAGIVKSTPGAIGYVELIYAKQTKLDFGAVKNRAGKMIVADNGPAALAAEGVVIPADTRVSITNSANPNAYPIASFTYIIFYQDQKYGSRTEAQAKDLKNLLSWMVSTGQQYNEPLDYAKLPANAANKAKTIIASMNYGGAKF, encoded by the coding sequence ATGAAGAAGATTTTGACTTTGGGCCTGAGCCTGATCGCAATGACCGCCGCTGCCGCCTCCGCTGCCACCATCACCGGCGCGGGCGCGAGCTTTCCTTATCCGCTGTATTCCAAGATGTTTGCCGAATACAAAACCGCCAGCGGCAACGACGTGAACTACCAATCGGTGGGTTCCGGCTCGGGCCAGCAGCAGATCATCGCCCGCACCGTGGATTTCGGAGCCAGCGACAACCCTATGAGCGACGAAGCCATGAAGCCTGCTCCCGGCAAGCTGCTGCACATCCCCACCGCCATCGGCGCAGTGGTTCCCTCCTACAACCTGCCCGGCGTGACCACCAAGCTCAACTTTGACGGCAAGCTGCTGGCCGACATCTACCTCGGCAAAGTCAAGTTGTGGAGTGATCCGGCCATCAAGAAACTCAACCCTGACGTGACCTTGCCCGGCCTGCCGATCACGGTGGCTCGCCGCTCGGACGGCTCCGGCACCACCGCCGTATTCACCGATTACCTGAGCAAAGTCAGCAGCGAGTGGAAAACCAAAGTCGGCAGCGCCAACAGTGTGCAGTGGCCGGTGGGCGTGGGCGGCAAAGGCAACGACGGCGTGGCCGGCATCGTCAAAAGCACCCCCGGCGCGATTGGCTACGTGGAACTGATTTACGCCAAGCAGACCAAACTGGACTTCGGCGCAGTCAAGAACCGGGCCGGCAAAATGATCGTGGCCGACAACGGCCCAGCCGCGCTGGCCGCTGAAGGCGTGGTCATCCCAGCCGATACCCGCGTCAGCATCACCAACAGCGCCAATCCCAACGCCTACCCGATTGCCAGCTTTACCTACATCATCTTTTACCAAGATCAGAAGTACGGCAGCCGCACCGAGGCGCAGGCCAAAGACCTCAAGAACCTCCTGAGCTGGATGGTCAGCACCGGCCAGCAGTACAACGAGCCGCTGGACTACGCCAAACTGCCGGCCAACGCGGCCAACAAAGCCAAGACCATCATTGCCAGCATGAACTACGGCGGCGCAAAGTTCTAA
- a CDS encoding MBL fold metallo-hydrolase translates to MTAAAHPPALHHLRGTLYAALVPIPLPMKTVTVLIDLSPPVTLIDTSINTPEARQALEAALSALGLHWPDIERVIVTHIHPDHYGLAGLIEERSGASVQMLDHSVKQERLWSDWERQLPAQHQFFAEHGAPPNFGVGEAQTSEWVRPAVRLTPLQAGQQVTLDGADWQVLWLPGHADGHLGLWQPETEMLIAGDAILPRITPNIGLYVGGRPDPLGDYFATLENIRALGPVQAVVGHYGPTMDKVAARAQEIHGHHLERLDELLVAVRERPRHAYDLSFVLFARELPPSGRRFAVAETLAHAEYLRLGGAVQRSWVDGVWQYHD, encoded by the coding sequence ATGACCGCCGCTGCCCACCCACCCGCGCTGCACCATCTGCGCGGCACGCTCTACGCCGCCTTGGTCCCGATTCCCTTGCCGATGAAAACCGTCACGGTGCTGATCGACCTCTCGCCGCCTGTGACTTTGATCGACACCAGCATCAACACCCCTGAAGCTCGGCAGGCCCTCGAAGCCGCGCTGAGTGCCCTCGGCCTGCACTGGCCCGACATCGAGCGCGTCATCGTGACCCACATCCACCCCGATCACTACGGCTTGGCGGGGCTGATCGAGGAGCGCAGCGGAGCGTCGGTGCAGATGCTCGACCATTCTGTTAAGCAAGAACGGCTCTGGTCGGACTGGGAAAGGCAGTTGCCCGCCCAGCACCAGTTTTTTGCCGAGCACGGTGCGCCGCCGAATTTTGGCGTGGGCGAAGCGCAAACATCCGAATGGGTGCGGCCCGCCGTTCGCCTGACGCCGCTGCAAGCGGGGCAACAGGTGACGCTGGACGGGGCCGACTGGCAAGTGCTGTGGCTGCCGGGCCACGCTGACGGGCACCTGGGGCTGTGGCAACCCGAAACTGAGATGCTGATCGCCGGAGACGCCATCTTGCCGCGCATCACCCCCAACATCGGCCTATATGTGGGCGGGCGGCCCGATCCGCTGGGCGATTACTTTGCCACGCTCGAGAACATCAGGGCGCTTGGCCCGGTGCAGGCGGTGGTGGGCCACTACGGGCCAACGATGGACAAGGTGGCGGCGCGGGCGCAGGAAATACACGGGCATCACTTGGAGCGCCTGGATGAGCTCCTTGTGGCCGTGCGGGAGCGCCCCCGCCACGCTTACGACCTGAGCTTCGTGCTGTTTGCCCGCGAATTGCCGCCGAGCGGTCGCCGCTTTGCAGTGGCCGAAACTTTGGCCCACGCCGAGTATTTGCGGCTGGGGGGCGCGGTGCAGCGCAGTTGGGTGGACGGGGTCTGGCAGTATCACGACTGA